The genomic window GGATGCGTTTGCCAGCGAAACCATGGAAGCAATCGGCACCATGGCGGCCGACACGTTCATCTGGGTTGCATGCGAAAAGGAAGGCGCCCGCAAGGTTCGCAAGCTCCTGAAGAGCCGTGACCATGACAGGAAGCGGATGTATGTGGCCCATTACTGGGAACGGAACGGCTAGAGTTCTGCCTACTGCCGTGCCCGTTTAGCTGCAGGCAAATTCGCCAAGTTGCGGGTGGCGAAGTCCTGTCCCTAGCAGCGCAAAAGCCGTATGCGACAAAAGATGACTTGAAAAGTGAAGTTTATGATTTAGACGAGTGGGCGTCGCTTACGAACCATTTGTCCCATGTCCGTTTTTCATCGCTTTTCCATAACGCTTTTTGCCTTTGGCTGCTGCATTGCGGTCTGGTGGATCGTGACGTCTGTCGGGCTGGTCAACGCCTTTCTGCTGCCGTCGCCACTGACAGTCTGGCGGGCGCTCGCGGAATTATGGTCGTCGGGAGAGCTTTTACGGCACACGCTCGCCAGCGCCGGTCGCGTTGGTATCGGCTATGCGCTCGCCGTTTCCATCGCCATTCCGCTTGCGATCCTGTTTTCAATCAGCGGTCCATTCCGGACATTCGTCGAACCTCTTCTCGAGTTCCTGCGGCAGATTCCGCCGCTGGCCCTGATGCCGCTCCTGATGCTCTGGCTCGGTATCGGCGAGGCACAGAAGATCGGGATCATCATACTCGCCTGCTTTTTTCCGGTGTTTCTCGGCATGCGCGGCGGGATCGCGCAGGTCGACCGCAAGCTCATGGAAGTGGGTAAGGTCTGCGGCCTTGGACAATGGGAGATCGTCTATCGCATCGTCATGCCGTCCGCCCTGCCGGCGCTGGTGATCGGCTTGAGGATCAGCCTCGGCTATAGCTGGCGGGCACTGGTCGGGGCTGAACTCATCGCCTCGTCGGCCGGTCTTGGGTACCTGATCACCGACGCGCAGGATCTTGCGCGCACCGATATCGTGCTTGCCGGCATCCTCGTCATCGGCGTTATCGGTCTTGCTACGGACTTCGTGCTGAAGCGCGTCTGCTCGCGCCTTGCGCCGTGGCTCGCATCCGATCTGGAGATGGCCCGTGCTTGAGCTTTCCAACATCGGCAAACACTACGATGTCGCGGGACGCAGGGTCGCGGCCCTTTCCGGTATCGACCTGACACTCGCACCGGGCAGCTTCACCGCCATCGTTGGCCGCAGCGGTTGCGGAAAGACGACGCTGCTTCGCATCATGGCTGGTCTCGGTTCCCCGGATACAGGTGAAATCCGGCATGATGGCCAAGCTCCCCGGATCGGTGTCGTCTTTCAGGAGGCACGCCTTATGCCATGGCTCGATGTTTCCGCAAACATCGCCTTCGGCCTCAGAAACCGCCTCGACCGCAGCTCGATCGAGGCAAGGGTCTCGGCCATTCTGGAGGTGACGGGGCTTGCCGGTTTTCGCAACGCCATGCCTTCGCAGCTTTCCGGCGGCATGGCGCAGCGCGTGGCGCTCGCCCGTGCGCTGGTCATGGAGCCGGATCTTCTTCTGATGGACGAACCCTTTGCGGCGCTCGACGCCTTCACCCGTCGCAGCATGCAGAACGAGCTGGTTTCCCTGTGGCAGGCGAGAAAACCGACGATCGTCTTCGTGACTCATGATGTCGAGGAGGCGGTCATGCTCGGTGAAACGGTCATCGAGCTTTCCGGGGGCCGCATCGTAGGCCGCCAGGCCATCGACATCCCCTATCCCCGCGATCCCACGGGATCGGATGAGGCCCTCTGTCGCCGGGCGATCCTCGCCCGCCTTCTTTCCCCGGCCCAGCCGGGCTGAATTTCAGCCAACCCTATTGAGGAGAAAACCGTGAAACTGTTCCGCAATCTTGTCATCGCCGCATCGCTGCTGGCCGCGCCGGCCTTCGCCGCCGACCAGCCGTCGAGCGTTCGCATCACCTATGTCGCTTCGCCCTTCAACGTCCCGTCCATCGTGATGCGCGAGAAGGGATATCTGGACGAGGCTTTCGCAGCCAAGGGCATCAAGGTCGAGAGCCCGGAGATCACCTCCGGTGCACAGCAGACCCAGGCCATTGCCGCCGGTGAAATCGATATCGCCAGCGTTCTTGGCGGCACCTCCGCCATTCTCGCCAAGGCGAACGGCGTCGACCTGAAGATCATTGCCGCCTATGCCCGTTCACCCAAGGCCTACTTCCTGATGACGCGCGCCGACGGCCCCGCAGCACTTGCCGACCTCAAGGGCAAGAAGATCGCCGGTCCGAAGGGCACGGTGCTGAACCAGCTTCTGGTGGCAGCGCTTGCCAGCCAGGGACTGACGCTGAAGGATGTCGAATATATCAACATGGACCTGCCGACGGCTCGTGCCGCGCTCCTCAGCGGCCAGGTGGATGTCGCGACGCTTGCAGGCGCCAATGCCGTTGCCGTCGAAAAGGCCGGCGGCAAGCCGCTGACGAGCGGTGAAGGCTTCATCAAGCCGACCACCGTCATTGCTGCCCGCACGGCTTTCCTGAACGAGCATCCCGATCTGGTGCAGGCCTATTTCGACGCCCACCACAAGGCGCTCGCCTTCATGAAGGAAAACCCGGAAGAAGCGCTCGCCATCGCCGCCAAGGAGCAGAAGATCTCGGTTGAGGATGCCCGCGCGCAGATGCCGCTCTACGATTTCACGCCGGTGATGACCGAAGACGATATCGCCAACCTCACCGCCGACCAGGATTTCATGATCGGGGCCGAGATGCTGCAGAAGGACAAGGCTATCGACATCAAGGCCGATCTCGTGGCTCCCTCCGCATTCGAAGTGAAGTAATCAATCGGGCCGGGGTTCTGACCCCGGCCTCTTTCCCTTTTGAAGACCGGTAAACACCGATGAAGCTTTCGATCCTCGATCCCGTCCAGATCCCGAAGGGCCAGACCTCCTCGGGCGCGTTGCAGAGTTCCATAGCGCTGGCGCAGGCCGCCGAAAGGCTTGGCTTCGAGCGCTATTGGGTGGTGGAGCACCACGGTATCCGGTTCGAGGCCAACCCGGCGCCGGAAGTCTTCGTTGCAGCTCTCGCCGGCGCGACGAAAACCATCCGTATCGGCGCGGGCGGCGTGCTGCTCAATCATTACAGCCCCTATAAGGCGGCGGAAGCGATGCGCACCCTGAATGCGCTTTTCCCCGGTCGCATCGATGTCGGGATCGGTCGCGCTACCGCCGGCGTCAAGGCGGATACGGCGCTGAAGCGTATTCGTTCCGTTGAAACGCCTGACGATCATGAGGAACAGGTCGGCGAATTCGTTGGCTGGCTCGGCAACGACCTGCCCGAAAGCTCGCCGTTCCATGGTCTCTCGATCATGGCGGACGAGCCCGCCGGACCCCTGCCATGGATACTTGCCGCGACAGAAGGAAGCGCGGTCCGCGCCGCCCGGCATGGGCTCGCTCTTGCCTGCAGCGCCTTTCACGTTCCGGCCAATGCCCCGGGGGCGATTGCCGCCTATCGCGAGCATTTCAAGCCTTCGTCGTGGAAGGCCGGCATTGCCGAACCGCAGGTTCTCATCGCCTTGCGCGTGATCATCGGCGAAACCCAGGCGGAGGCAGAGCGCCTGGCCATGCCCGTGCGCGCCGTCTTCAAGCTCCGCCGCGAGGAAGGCGTCTTTCTCGACACGCTGCCGAGCCCGGAAGAGGCGGAGGTCATTCTCGGACGGCATCTTCCGGCGGAGGAAACGGACTGGCCCGACTACGTAATCGGTACGCCCGAACGCGTGCGGCGGGTCATTACCCGGATGGCCGCCGAAACAGGCGTCGATGAGTTCATGGTGCAGGAATTTCTCGATCAGCCAGAATTGCGACTGAGGAATTATGAGCTTCTGGCGCGAGCGTTTGCCTAGCCGGGTTTACCGGGCTGTCCGCCAAACAACGACACCGGAGCGCAAAACGGAAACGAAGTCAGAGCGTTTCTTCTTCATGCATCTCCCGAATGAGGTCTTTGATCAACTCGATATAAGGTGAACTGTCGCCAACCCGGTGGTTGAGGATAACCGGGGATGTGGCATCCTCTCCCTCCAGAAGCCGGTAGTGAACGTCCGAGCGCATCTGGCGAGCCGAGGCGGGGATGATGCATATGCCCGTCTCGGCCGCGACCAGCCCGAGAGCCGTCTGGATTTCCCGCACTTCCTGAACCCCGGTCGGACGAACGTCATGGCCATGCAGCAGGCCAAGCACATGATCGGCATAGCTTGGTCGCGGCTCTTTCGGGTAGACGATGACCCTTTGTCCGGCCAGTCCGGAGACGGGCAGGGGAGCGTCCGATTCGGCAAGTATGGAGTTTCTGGGCGTGGCCACGACCAGGCGCTCCTCGCGCAGAACGATGCCGGTAACGCTGGGGTCACTGTGCCGCAATCGCCCGAAGCCGATATCTATGCGCCCTTCCTTCAATGCCGGGATCTGTTGAATCGAGACCAGCTCCAATAGCTGGATATCCAGTTCCGGCGCGCGCTGGCGCAGTTTGCGGACGAGTGAAGGCAGCCCGCCGTAAAGCGTCGAGGCGACGAAGCCGATTGACAGCACGCTGTTCTGGTTCAGCCCGACGCGCCGCGTCGCGTCGCGCATTTGCTCCACCCGGCCGAGCACTTGCAACGCCTGTTCGTAAAGCAGGCGTCCGGCATCGGTCAGTTTCACCGGCCGGCTCTTGCGGATGATGAGAGGCACGCCCAGTTCCTCTTCGAGCAACTGGATCTGTCGGCTGAGCGGTGGTTGGGCAATATTCAGTATCTGCGCTGCACGGGTGAAATTTCGTTCCCGCGCCACGGCCACGAAATAGCGAAGCTGCCGAAGATCCATCCGGTTCCCTCTATCCTGCGGACGGATAGTTCCCTCGTTCAGGATATGTTGCGATGCGAAAACACTATATTTTCGCTGATTATTTTCAACATTATATCCAAAAGGTATCATTTCCAACGCAAATGATGTTGGACGCCAATCCGTACCCGTCGCAAGTTGCGGCGATGAACAAGACCCTTGCATCACTTGCGCCGACCGCGACCGCCGCTCCCGTTGTCGAACGGATCGAGACCGTGCTGGTTGACCTGCCGACCATCCGCCCGCACAAGCTTTCCGTGGCCACGATGAACGGGCAGACGCTGATGCTGGTGAAGGTCCATTGCAGTGATGGCGTCACCGGTATCGGTGAAGGCACGACCATCGGCGGGCTCGCCTATGGTGGCGAAAGCCCCGAAAGCATGAAGCTTGCCATCGACACCTATTTCGCGCCGGTGATGATCGGGCAGAACGCGACCCGCATACAAGCGATGATGGCGCGCATCGGCAAGATGGTGAAGGAGAACCGCTTCGCCAAGAGCGCCATCGAGACCGCGCTTCTCGATGCTTATGGCAAGCGTCTCGGCCTACCGGTCAGCGAACTCCTGGGTGGGCGTCGTCGTGATCGCCTGCCGGTTGCCTGGACACTTGCCTCCGGCGACACGGCCAAGGATATCGCCGAGGCTGAAAAGATGCTCGACCTGCGCCGGCATCGCATCTTCAAGCTGAAGATCGGCGCGAGGGATATCACGGAAGACATCGACCATGTTGCCGCGATCAAGCAGGCGCTGGGTGAGCGCGGCGCGGTCCGCGTCGACGTCAATATGGCCTGGAGCGAGACGGAGGCTGCCTGGGGCATGGCGGCGCTCGCCGATGCGGGGTGCGAACTGGTGGAGCAGCCTGTTGCCTCAGCTTCGGCGCTCGCACGCCTGATGCGCCGTTTTCCGATTGCGCTCATGGCCGATGAATCGCTGACCGGACCGGAATCCGCCTTCGAGATCGCGAAGAACAGCGGTGCGGATGTCTTCGCCATCAAGATCGAGCAGTCCGGAGGTCTCTACAATGCGCAGCGGGTTGCCGCGATCGGCGATGCGGCCGGTATCGACCTTTATGGTGGAACGATGCTGGAAGGCGCGGTCGGCACGATTGCCTCGGCGCATGTCTTTTCGACGTTCGCCAATCTGAAATGGGGCACGGAGCTTTTCGGGCCGTTGCTCCTGACCGAAGAGATCCTGCGTGAACCTCTCGATTACAGCGATTTCGAGCTGACCATTCCGGAAAAGCCCGGCCTCGGGATCGAGCTGGACGAGGACCGTGTCTCGTTCTTTGCCCGCAACGGGCTGCGCAAGACCATCAATATCGCTGAGTGAGGACTACGACCATGCTTTTCCACGTACGGATGGATGTGAACATTCCCTACGATCTGCCCCCTGCGGAAGCGACCGAGATCCTTGCCCGGGAAAAAGCCTATTCGCAGGAACTCCAGCGTAGCGGCAAGTGGCGACACATCTGGCGCATCGCCGGCGAATACGCGAACTACAGCGTGTTCGACGTGAAGGACAATGCGGAACTGCATGAGATTCTGTCCGGCCTTCCGCTGTTCAAGTTCATGCACATCGAGGTTTCGCCGCTGTTGCGGCACCCGTCCTCGATCCGCGACGATGACACCTGACGTCATCGTTGGCGATGACCCCGAGAGGACGGGACCTGCATCTTTTTCCAAGGTAATCCAAGAGGAGGAATTAACATGAGCGTTACGATTTTCGACAGGCCGGACATCCAGGCATTTCTGAAGGTCCTGAGCGGTCTCGACAATGACGGCGGCAATCCGCGCATGAAGGAGATCATTCACCGGATCATGTCGGACCTGTTCAAGGCCATCGATGACCTGAACGTCACCCCAGATGAATACTGGACCGGGATCGCCTGGCTCAACGAACTCGGTGCTGCCGGACAGGCCGGCCTGATCTCACCGGGTCTCGGCCTTGACCACTTCCTCGATGAACGTCTCGATGCAATCGACGCATCGCTCGGTATCGACAACCCCACCCCGCGCACCATCGAAGGCCCGCTTTACGTGGCCGGTGCCCCGGTTTCTCAAGGGTTTGCCCGTCTCGATGATGGCTCGGACGAAAACGGCCATACGCTGATCATGCATGGCACGGTTTATGGCTCTGACGGCAAGCCGTTGCCGGGTGCAAAGGTCGAAGTCTGGCACTGCGACACGCGCGGTTTCTATTCCCACTTCGATCCGACCGGCAAGCAGGCCCCGTTCAACATGCGCCGCACGATCATTGCGGACGACAAGGGCTGTTACAAGTTCCAGAGCATCCTGCCGAGCGGTTACGGTGTGCCCCCGGGAAGCCCGACCGAAAAGCTGCTTTCGGCCCTCGGTCGCCATGGCCAGCGTCCCGCGCATATCCACTTCTTCATCAGCGCCGATGGTCACCGCAAGCTGACGACCCAGATCAACATCGAAGGCGATCCGCTGATCAACGACGACTTCGCCTATGCAACCCGCGATGGTCTGGTTCCCTCGGTCATCGAGCGGACCGACGAGACGAGCATCCACGCCAATGGCCTGAATGGTCCATTCGCCGAAATCGTGTTCGACGTTCACCTCACCGCTCTGATCGACGGTGTGGACAACCAGGTCAACGAACAGCGCAAGCGCGCTGCGGCCTGATTGATCGGCGCGGCGGCGGCCTCGACCGGGGTTGCCGCCGAAACCGAGGATCTGAACCGGGAACGCTTTGTGATGTTTTGTCTGCAAAGCGTTCTCTGTGTTCTCAGAGCTAGAATGGCGCTTCGGCTATCTCGCCGGTTTCTGCGGCTCCAATCCTGAGGCATTCCTTCAGACGCTCGCGGCCGCTATCGGTCATCATTTCCGCGCCTGCCCGAATAGCATCCTGCCAGGCCGGGCCACGCTCCCAAGCCTCGACATAAGCGAGTGTAAGATCGCTTGCCCTTCTCGTTTGCAGAAGGGCCTCGAACAGCAGTTCGGCCTGACGGATATCCTTGTCCCGCTTGATGGCGCTCTGGCCATCGTTATGTCTGCGGCTGGCAACAATGAGCTTGTGGACGGCATATCGTTCAGGAGCGGGAACTATTACGGGAACGCCGCTCTTGTGGAGCAGGATCGTTCTCACCGGATCGCGGATCAGGAAATCGAGAAAACGAAGCGGATCCGCGCTGGCTCCACCAAGTGCGGGCATTCTTGCGGGCTGGTCGGTATAATCATCCGAGCCCCTGTTCGAGGTCAGAAACTCGACCCGGTATCCTGCGGCCGTTTGAAATGCCGAAGCTGCCGCCGCTCCGGATCGATGGGGAACCGGTCGGAACGAGGGATCGACGGTTTGGAGCAATTCCACAATGGGTGGCAGACTGTCGTTGACCTCCGAGGAGATGGCGTAGTCCTGAGCAATATCGGCATCGCCGGTCAGAATGGCCGCCATGGGCAGGCGCACCCCGAGAATGCCGCTATAGGTCTGGAATGCCACTGTGCCGATCAGCATGCCCCGAAGCCGGAAAAGGCCGGCAGCGGCCAGCGTTTCGACCACGTCGCCCGACATGCGGTCGGGTGATATCATTCCGCCTTCTCGGGTCAGGGACGATACCATTCGGCGCCTCGCGCGCAGGTCGTCCTTCTGCTCCTTGAATGCCGCCACGCGCTCTGCGATTTCCGGATCGTCGGCAGGTCCGACATATCGCCGGGTGCGTCCGCCCGATCCGTCAGGTTGGTCGAAATACCAGTAACGACGATTTTTCACGGTGACAGGCGTGAAACGGCCTGAAGGCGGGAAGTCGGCAGTCCATGCCGCGTCGAGTGAACGCTGCCCAAGCTCGGCGAGCATGGTCTGGTACATCAGATCGATCGTCTTCATGTGCATTCGCTCGAAGAGTTATACCGTTTAGCAAGAAAGGTATAACGTCTCGTCCAGCCAAGTGCAAGCCGTGCCGTCCCGCTCGATATTGCCTTGAACACGCCGCCTTTCGCAGGTAGACGGTGCCTATCGTCAATGCCAACAGGATGGTCGACAATGGATTTCAACCCGATCGCAAAGCCGCTTCGCCTTGCCATACGGGAAAATCATATCCATGTCGAAATCTATCACACTTTCCAACCTGTCCTGGTCGTCGCCTGACGGCCGTCAGCTCTTCTCCAATATCAACATCAATTTCGGCTCCGAGCGTGTCGGCCTGATCGGTCGCAACGGCGTCGGCAAAACCACGCTCGTCAGATTGATCGCCGGTGAACTTCCGCCATCAACGGGATCGGTTGCGATTTCCGGTAGGCTCAATGTGTTGCGCCAGAGCCTGCATGTCTCGCCGGATGAAACCGTTGCCGATCTGTTCGATGCGCGGGATGCCCTGAGCGTGCTGGACCGTGCACAGATGGGGACTGCAACGGTGGAGGAGCTTGCGGAGGCTGACTGGATGCTCGAGGCAAACATCGCCGAGGCTCTGGCACAGGTTAGCCTCGATATTCCGTTGAACACACCGCTTTCCACTCTCTCCGGCGGGCAGCGCACCCGGGCGGCGCTTGCTGCCCAGATCCATGCAGCGCCGGATTTTCTGGTCCTTGACGAACCCACGAACAATCTTGACCGGGAGGGGTGGCGTGCCGTCATTGACCTTCTCGCCGGATGGCGGGGCGGTGCAATTGTCGTCAGCCATGATCGTGAACTTCTGGAGACCGTCGACGCCATTGTTGAACTGACGTCGCTTGGCATAAACCGCTACGGAGGTAACTGGAGCAGCTACCGGGAACGCAAGAGCCTGGAACTGGCTGCGGCAGAGCATGATCTGGCAGACGCCGAAAAACGGTCTGCCGAGGTCGATCGCAAAACGCAGGAAACGGCCGAGCGCAAGGCGCGTCGCGATGGTGCCGGCAAGAAAAACGCCTCGCAGGGTGGCCTGCCGAGAATTATTGCCGGTGGACGGGAGATGCGCGCGGAACAGACGAGCGGCGGCGCTTCCCTGATCGCCAATCGCCTGAAAGGCCAGGCACAGGAAGATTTGAAAACGGCGCGAGATCGCATCGAGGTGCTGCAACCGCTGACAATTACGCTTCCTCCAACGGGCCTGCCTGCGACGAAGACTGTGCTCAGGATGCAGTCTGTCACGGCAGGCCATTCGAGTGACCGGCCGGTACTCCGCAATTTTTCCCTTGAGATAACCGGCCCGGAGCGGATTGCCATCACTGGTCCCAATGGATCTGGCAAGACGACGCTGCTCTCGGTGATCACGGGTGCCCTGCCGCCGTCTTCCGGTGCGGTGCATGTCGGGGTGCGTTCAGCTTTTCTCGATCAGCAGGTGAGCCTGCTCGACCCCGCCCGTTCGATCCGTGACAATTTTCTTCGCCTGAACCCTCAGGCTGGCGAGAATGCGTGCCGGGCTGCTTTGGCACGTTTCATGTTTCGCGCGGATGCTGCCTTGCAGGTTGTGGGGACGCTGTCCGGTGGCCAGATGCTGCGGGCCGGATTGGCTTGCGTTCTTGTCGGGCCGCAACCGTCACAGTTGCTGATCCTCGATGAACCCACCAACCACCTGGACATCGATTCAATCTCGGCGGTTGAGGCGGGGCTTCGCGCGTATGACGGTGCGCTGCTGGTTGTCAGCCACGACGAAGCTTTTCTCGCGGCGATCGGCATAACCCGACGGTTGGAGCTTGGGTCGTCCTGAAGGCGAGTGGCGAAGGCCTGCATCTCGTGCCGCAGTATCTTCGATACCAGTCTCCTGACCCCGAACTCAGAAATTGGCGACCTTGCCCCAGACGGATGCGTGCAGGCGATCCGGGTGATAGGGCTTCGGATCGACGAGCGGCGCGTCGCCGGTGACGATGTCGGCGATGAGGTGGCCGGCGCCCGGGCCAATGCCGAAGCCGTGGCCGCTGAAGCCTGCGGCGAGAATGAAGCCGGGAACTTCCGACAGCTCGCCGATGGCCGGAACGCCATCCGGCGTGCTGTCGATATAGCCGGCCCAAGCCGCCGTGATCGTCGTCTTGCGCAGTTCGGGAAGCAGATCGAGCGCCCGCTCATGCGTCAGCCGGATGGTGGATGCATCTGTTGCGGGATCGAGGATGCGCATGCGCTCCATCGGGGATTTCTCATCGAGACCCCAGCGGGTGAGGCTTTCATGCCCTGAGCGAATACCCTCCAAACCGCCCGGGGAGAGACTTTTCCAGCGGCGCAGGAACATCGGTAGGAACTGCCGGGAGAAGCGTAGTTGTTGGGCGGTCGGGTCGATGCGACCGCGACCGCTGATCGCCAGCGTGTAACCACCATCGCCGCGCCGCGTGACGGAGATGGCGGCGGTGTGCAGCGCATCAGGAAGTCCCTCGGCGCCTGCCGAAACCGACAGGATGGACGAGCGGACCGAAGCTTGCGGAAAGCGAACGCCGAACTGCCGGCAGAAGGAAGAGGCCCAGGCCCCGCCGGCCATCACCGCAAGCTTTGTGCGGATCGTGCCCTTTTCGGTGACGACGGCGGAAAGACGGCCGCCTTCGG from Rhizobium sp. ACO-34A includes these protein-coding regions:
- a CDS encoding ABC transporter permease — encoded protein: MSVFHRFSITLFAFGCCIAVWWIVTSVGLVNAFLLPSPLTVWRALAELWSSGELLRHTLASAGRVGIGYALAVSIAIPLAILFSISGPFRTFVEPLLEFLRQIPPLALMPLLMLWLGIGEAQKIGIIILACFFPVFLGMRGGIAQVDRKLMEVGKVCGLGQWEIVYRIVMPSALPALVIGLRISLGYSWRALVGAELIASSAGLGYLITDAQDLARTDIVLAGILVIGVIGLATDFVLKRVCSRLAPWLASDLEMARA
- a CDS encoding ABC transporter substrate-binding protein, with amino-acid sequence MSANPIEEKTVKLFRNLVIAASLLAAPAFAADQPSSVRITYVASPFNVPSIVMREKGYLDEAFAAKGIKVESPEITSGAQQTQAIAAGEIDIASVLGGTSAILAKANGVDLKIIAAYARSPKAYFLMTRADGPAALADLKGKKIAGPKGTVLNQLLVAALASQGLTLKDVEYINMDLPTARAALLSGQVDVATLAGANAVAVEKAGGKPLTSGEGFIKPTTVIAARTAFLNEHPDLVQAYFDAHHKALAFMKENPEEALAIAAKEQKISVEDARAQMPLYDFTPVMTEDDIANLTADQDFMIGAEMLQKDKAIDIKADLVAPSAFEVK
- a CDS encoding LysR family transcriptional regulator; amino-acid sequence: MDLRQLRYFVAVARERNFTRAAQILNIAQPPLSRQIQLLEEELGVPLIIRKSRPVKLTDAGRLLYEQALQVLGRVEQMRDATRRVGLNQNSVLSIGFVASTLYGGLPSLVRKLRQRAPELDIQLLELVSIQQIPALKEGRIDIGFGRLRHSDPSVTGIVLREERLVVATPRNSILAESDAPLPVSGLAGQRVIVYPKEPRPSYADHVLGLLHGHDVRPTGVQEVREIQTALGLVAAETGICIIPASARQMRSDVHYRLLEGEDATSPVILNHRVGDSSPYIELIKDLIREMHEEETL
- a CDS encoding muconate cycloisomerase, translated to MNKTLASLAPTATAAPVVERIETVLVDLPTIRPHKLSVATMNGQTLMLVKVHCSDGVTGIGEGTTIGGLAYGGESPESMKLAIDTYFAPVMIGQNATRIQAMMARIGKMVKENRFAKSAIETALLDAYGKRLGLPVSELLGGRRRDRLPVAWTLASGDTAKDIAEAEKMLDLRRHRIFKLKIGARDITEDIDHVAAIKQALGERGAVRVDVNMAWSETEAAWGMAALADAGCELVEQPVASASALARLMRRFPIALMADESLTGPESAFEIAKNSGADVFAIKIEQSGGLYNAQRVAAIGDAAGIDLYGGTMLEGAVGTIASAHVFSTFANLKWGTELFGPLLLTEEILREPLDYSDFELTIPEKPGLGIELDEDRVSFFARNGLRKTINIAE
- a CDS encoding muconolactone delta-isomerase, with protein sequence MLFHVRMDVNIPYDLPPAEATEILAREKAYSQELQRSGKWRHIWRIAGEYANYSVFDVKDNAELHEILSGLPLFKFMHIEVSPLLRHPSSIRDDDT
- a CDS encoding catechol 1,2-dioxygenase encodes the protein MSVTIFDRPDIQAFLKVLSGLDNDGGNPRMKEIIHRIMSDLFKAIDDLNVTPDEYWTGIAWLNELGAAGQAGLISPGLGLDHFLDERLDAIDASLGIDNPTPRTIEGPLYVAGAPVSQGFARLDDGSDENGHTLIMHGTVYGSDGKPLPGAKVEVWHCDTRGFYSHFDPTGKQAPFNMRRTIIADDKGCYKFQSILPSGYGVPPGSPTEKLLSALGRHGQRPAHIHFFISADGHRKLTTQINIEGDPLINDDFAYATRDGLVPSVIERTDETSIHANGLNGPFAEIVFDVHLTALIDGVDNQVNEQRKRAAA
- a CDS encoding ABC transporter, translating into MSKSITLSNLSWSSPDGRQLFSNININFGSERVGLIGRNGVGKTTLVRLIAGELPPSTGSVAISGRLNVLRQSLHVSPDETVADLFDARDALSVLDRAQMGTATVEELAEADWMLEANIAEALAQVSLDIPLNTPLSTLSGGQRTRAALAAQIHAAPDFLVLDEPTNNLDREGWRAVIDLLAGWRGGAIVVSHDRELLETVDAIVELTSLGINRYGGNWSSYRERKSLELAAAEHDLADAEKRSAEVDRKTQETAERKARRDGAGKKNASQGGLPRIIAGGREMRAEQTSGGASLIANRLKGQAQEDLKTARDRIEVLQPLTITLPPTGLPATKTVLRMQSVTAGHSSDRPVLRNFSLEITGPERIAITGPNGSGKTTLLSVITGALPPSSGAVHVGVRSAFLDQQVSLLDPARSIRDNFLRLNPQAGENACRAALARFMFRADAALQVVGTLSGGQMLRAGLACVLVGPQPSQLLILDEPTNHLDIDSISAVEAGLRAYDGALLVVSHDEAFLAAIGITRRLELGSS
- a CDS encoding D-amino-acid oxidase, encoding MPAPLRHIETTETLPASADAVVIGGGIVGVFAAYYLAKRGMKVALIEKGRIGAEQSSRNWGWCRQQNRDARELPMATKSLDLWERFAADSGEETGFRRCGLFYLSNDEAELAGWARWRDFARTVGVTTHMLDSAEASERGRATGRIWKGGVFSPTDGIADPANAAPAVARAILALGGSVHQMCAARGIETEGGRLSAVVTEKGTIRTKLAVMAGGAWASSFCRQFGVRFPQASVRSSILSVSAGAEGLPDALHTAAISVTRRGDGGYTLAISGRGRIDPTAQQLRFSRQFLPMFLRRWKSLSPGGLEGIRSGHESLTRWGLDEKSPMERMRILDPATDASTIRLTHERALDLLPELRKTTITAAWAGYIDSTPDGVPAIGELSEVPGFILAAGFSGHGFGIGPGAGHLIADIVTGDAPLVDPKPYHPDRLHASVWGKVANF